Genomic segment of Peribacillus frigoritolerans:
GTTGGGGTAAGCTGTTTCTAATCCCACTCGATGTATTTCGGATGTATTTCGATTGCCTTTTGATTTGTATCTTGTCATCCACCTGCATATCATAGATATCTTTCCGAAAGTTAGAAAAGTTCAATTCTGGTTTGCTGTACTGATCAAGAGGATTGTACTTTATGTCAATGATACTAAGTTCATCCTGGTATGTCCCACCGCCACCAGTGTCAGCAATCATACTTATGGTATCTCCCTTAAAGAAAACCTCTTCAAACCCTTCAAGTCTCGGGTCATAAAAAATGGCCAAGTCTACATTTACTGTTACTTCAGGATAGGGATTGACCAAGTTTTCTAAAGCAGTTTTTATACTACTTTCTTTAGTGAACCTATCATCTCTAATATCATCAGCATACCGGGGAAATCCATCCAATAGATAATTCTTCTCTTCAGGGTGAACATATAAAACAGGATCAAATAGATACTTCCCTTTATCATCCTGCTTTCCATATCCCCATGCCCTTGTGGTGCTGTTTCGAGTGGATGAAGAAATTTGCAATCCAGCTACATTATACCGAGTGTCTAATAAATAATTCACTTTCTTACCCATTTGTTTATAGACATATATTTTGGTATTGTCTACATCCAATTCAATCTTATAATCTTCAACGATTTCGTCCATTAACGTTTGGGAATTTTGTTCCCCAAAATTCTCCTGTTCTACTGCTTCTATGGTTTTTGCAGAGGCATCCAATACATAACTAAACCCACTTCCTTTTAAAGCTATATCTAAAACCTCCGTAAGTTTCAATGTTCCCGTTTTGGATGTGTTCACCATATTGTTAACGAGCCTTGCCACATACGTATGTGAAGCAGTTATGGTTTTCGTAAAAGCTATATTATCTGAATCTATGTCTAAAATGAAATATCTCTGAGCCTTAAACCTCTTTTCATCAATAACGATGATGTTGTCATTGACCAACATGTCATATTCCACTTGGTTTTCCTCGGTTCGACTAATGGTAAAGGACAATTCCTTTTTTCCATTCAACCCATCACTTATGGTAGGGACTACGTCCACAATTTCAACACGTTCCCCTGTAGTTTTGTTTTCCACAAATATTTGATTCAAGAATACATCCTTTACCACTTCATATGTTGTATCGCCTGTGACTTCCAAATTAGGCGTATCCAATATTGGTGGTTCAGGTGTAGGGGTAGAAGTATCCAGATTATCAAAAAAAGAATCGATCGCTCGATTCACATCCACATTTCCTGTTATTCCATTAACTTTTCCTTCTTGTGTGTATTGCCAAACGGTCCAGCCAGTAATATCTGGGTCTGATGCTGTTGTGTATCTTGCAATCCATAGAGGGTAACCACTGGCATCGATACTATTTTTGTAGAAAGAAAGATAAGTGTATATCATCACTTTTCTTCCTTGAGATATTAGATATTCAAGAAAAGTTCTGGCAGCTGCTGTCAAAGCTGATTTTCCAATATTGCCTGAATCCGTTTCAATATCCAATACCAGG
This window contains:
- a CDS encoding phage tail spike protein codes for the protein MIKGIDVSHWQGSINWGLVAADGVKFAFIKATQGTTYIDSTFKTNISNAKKNGLKVGAYHFANFKSNSEALAEAKFFLNTVKDFEMDLPLVLDIETDSGNIGKSALTAAARTFLEYLISQGRKVMIYTYLSFYKNSIDASGYPLWIARYTTASDPDITGWTVWQYTQEGKVNGITGNVDVNRAIDSFFDNLDTSTPTPEPPILDTPNLEVTGDTTYEVVKDVFLNQIFVENKTTGERVEIVDVVPTISDGLNGKKELSFTISRTEENQVEYDMLVNDNIIVIDEKRFKAQRYFILDIDSDNIAFTKTITASHTYVARLVNNMVNTSKTGTLKLTEVLDIALKGSGFSYVLDASAKTIEAVEQENFGEQNSQTLMDEIVEDYKIELDVDNTKIYVYKQMGKKVNYLLDTRYNVAGLQISSSTRNSTTRAWGYGKQDDKGKYLFDPVLYVHPEEKNYLLDGFPRYADDIRDDRFTKESSIKTALENLVNPYPEVTVNVDLAIFYDPRLEGFEEVFFKGDTISMIADTGGGGTYQDELSIIDIKYNPLDQYSKPELNFSNFRKDIYDMQVDDKIQIKRQSKYIRNTSSGIRNSLPQQIMLILRFDGTKWTIKSSNLSSASVSVQGDALFVLTGGVSVNTISIVINEDILLKGNGFDTGTDYETADNAIKINLLKDRVIVTPETNIPTGAQITVSAYLQ